The following are encoded in a window of Thalassotalea insulae genomic DNA:
- a CDS encoding DotU family type IV/VI secretion system protein yields the protein MSVAAFNLVNLMNEFYQKIATIKKWIAQDRLALEAKIILRLQEAPNDNEIATAINLILSQWIAQKRLYWKDNRLTDRQLELLDKACFAMCALADELFLLQIDWPGSEQWNEALLEDHFFQSCSAGGTFYRDVDDLLADGTYDEMEMQLAAVYLMTLRLGFAGKFHDNQEELTKYRRKLFNIVAQNQPSAREIIHQEAYEHCLVSLQEQRLAPISNWHRGAVYGLALYIIIGIIAWLALNHGVDKWISI from the coding sequence ATGAGCGTTGCGGCTTTTAATCTAGTTAACCTGATGAATGAGTTTTATCAGAAGATAGCCACTATCAAAAAGTGGATTGCACAGGACCGTCTGGCGCTTGAAGCCAAAATCATTTTGCGTTTGCAGGAAGCTCCCAACGATAACGAAATTGCCACAGCCATCAATCTCATACTTTCACAATGGATAGCCCAAAAGCGCCTATATTGGAAGGATAACCGTCTTACCGACCGTCAACTTGAGCTACTAGATAAAGCCTGTTTTGCCATGTGTGCGTTAGCGGATGAATTATTTCTTTTGCAAATAGATTGGCCGGGAAGTGAGCAATGGAATGAAGCCTTATTAGAAGATCATTTTTTTCAGAGCTGCTCGGCTGGCGGCACTTTTTATCGTGATGTCGATGACTTATTGGCAGACGGCACTTATGACGAAATGGAAATGCAGTTGGCTGCTGTTTATTTGATGACGTTACGATTGGGGTTTGCGGGAAAATTCCACGATAATCAGGAGGAGCTGACTAAATACCGCCGTAAGCTGTTTAATATTGTGGCGCAAAACCAACCATCTGCCAGAGAAATCATCCACCAGGAGGCCTATGAACATTGCCTGGTTTCTTTGCAGGAACAGCGTCTAGCACCAATATCCAATTGGCATCGTGGCGCCGTTTATGGATTAGCTCTTTACATCATCATTGGCATTATCGCCTGGTTGGCACTAAATCACGGGGTGGACAAATGGATTTCCATCTGA
- the tssK gene encoding type VI secretion system baseplate subunit TssK, with protein MSQNYLHQHGPLPLSVCWHEGMLLSPQHFQQDHIFWESQLQSFAQNAGPYRWGVISMKLDEGRLLEGEIYITELRAVMPDGLLIDYKEIDTTASGRPPLQLDISDSDELLQNNKVMVQLTVPIRLPGSASNKSDIQRFLVVDSDPVKDDNTGEGETDLQRLLPIMSLQAAKTINKQYVALPLFEVLFTDGPQYKISDYCPPMLSINADDFLKLGNRELIPDDDEKHQKDAEFNRIPLQRRLQRVALDIRKKAKQLAGFSEGGDEQFGLRVTEQHRLWIRAMVQHLAEFELVADNPVCSPWQTYQVLARLIGSMSDLDAGLIPPKLPRYRHEDCWNSLEFALRYVNNRLKDVNVRYTSLAMDEGRNGIFSIMFDKAWDEQDLLIELKPRPNQSVEDLEKWMADCRIASPKIHKELAMKRILGASTTPTESDDATGITSMAGHALFYIKFDAQFIKVGQPLTIVCTNGKLKHHQPKRIMVHLPHEPGLKREQE; from the coding sequence ATGAGCCAGAATTACTTACATCAACATGGGCCGCTACCTCTATCGGTATGTTGGCATGAAGGTATGTTATTGTCGCCGCAGCATTTTCAACAAGACCACATTTTCTGGGAAAGTCAATTGCAGTCATTTGCCCAAAATGCAGGCCCATATCGCTGGGGAGTTATTAGTATGAAGCTGGATGAAGGCCGCTTGCTTGAAGGTGAGATCTATATCACCGAATTGCGAGCTGTAATGCCTGATGGACTGCTAATCGATTACAAAGAAATAGACACTACGGCATCTGGTCGTCCGCCACTGCAATTGGATATTAGTGACTCAGATGAACTACTACAAAACAATAAAGTTATGGTACAACTTACGGTACCTATACGCTTACCTGGAAGTGCTAGCAATAAGTCTGATATACAGCGTTTTCTAGTTGTGGACAGTGATCCGGTTAAGGATGATAACACCGGAGAGGGGGAAACTGATTTACAACGCCTGTTACCCATTATGTCACTACAAGCGGCTAAAACCATTAATAAACAATATGTTGCCTTGCCTTTGTTTGAAGTACTGTTTACCGATGGCCCGCAATATAAAATTAGCGATTATTGTCCGCCCATGTTGAGTATTAATGCAGATGATTTTCTGAAACTAGGCAATAGAGAGCTAATACCAGATGATGATGAAAAACACCAAAAGGACGCGGAGTTTAACCGGATTCCATTGCAGAGGCGACTGCAACGTGTTGCCCTGGATATTCGCAAAAAGGCCAAACAGCTTGCAGGATTTTCTGAAGGTGGCGACGAGCAGTTTGGATTGCGCGTAACAGAGCAGCATCGCCTGTGGATCCGGGCCATGGTGCAGCACTTGGCTGAATTCGAACTTGTAGCCGACAATCCAGTTTGCTCCCCTTGGCAAACTTATCAGGTGTTAGCTCGTCTCATTGGCTCGATGAGTGATTTGGATGCTGGGCTAATCCCACCTAAATTGCCGCGCTATCGTCATGAGGATTGCTGGAACAGCCTGGAATTTGCTCTAAGATACGTTAATAACCGGCTCAAAGATGTGAACGTCCGTTATACCTCTTTGGCGATGGATGAAGGTCGCAATGGCATTTTCTCGATCATGTTCGATAAAGCCTGGGATGAACAGGATTTACTGATTGAACTTAAACCCCGGCCCAACCAGAGTGTGGAAGATCTCGAAAAATGGATGGCCGATTGTCGTATTGCATCACCTAAAATTCATAAAGAATTGGCGATGAAACGCATTCTTGGGGCTTCTACCACGCCCACTGAAAGCGATGATGCAACAGGAATAACCTCCATGGCAGGCCATGCTCTGTTTTATATCAAGTTTGATGCACAATTTATTAAAGTGGGGCAGCCGCTCACCATTGTTTGCACTAATGGCAAACTAAAACATCATCAACCCAAACGCATCATGGTGCACTTACCGCATGAGCCAGGTTTAAAAAGGGAGCAGGAATAA
- the tssG gene encoding type VI secretion system baseplate subunit TssG produces the protein MATAHWRTGYTVADLFSLPDADWSFHQLVRLLLGMGINDSAILESLQAKVDFKSTLSHSLPPGEIRNVIIAENTKDDGVSEKHRVECAHYNLTGIDGPLAEPFLDILRQDVRYGDGAMAAFMDLFNNRIHALRYFIHAETNLTLTNGDAANNFVGQFLLALSGHYYQEQRDFHGQLDDTLLSLSGHLANCRMSLPIVRKLFHTVLGLPVIKMNSIIGRWLTVQKSDHTVMGQSNCRLGQEATLGKRIWDQQAVFELVLGPMSLQRRSQLLPGGVEHHNLKDLIAWISESRCDCKVTLDCEPDAAPEKNATTLSCDLNLTNRLGYGAALKSDAPKSCQVSFMLDLVN, from the coding sequence ATGGCAACCGCGCATTGGCGAACAGGTTATACTGTAGCCGACCTTTTTTCCTTACCAGATGCCGATTGGTCATTTCATCAGTTGGTACGTTTGCTACTGGGTATGGGTATCAATGATTCAGCTATCTTGGAGTCGCTACAGGCTAAAGTCGATTTTAAAAGCACATTAAGCCATAGCCTGCCACCTGGTGAAATTCGCAATGTCATTATTGCGGAAAATACCAAAGATGATGGCGTTAGTGAAAAGCATAGAGTGGAATGCGCACACTATAATCTTACGGGCATTGATGGGCCGCTGGCAGAACCTTTTTTAGACATATTGCGTCAGGATGTACGTTATGGTGACGGTGCCATGGCGGCCTTTATGGATCTGTTTAACAACCGTATACATGCCTTGCGTTATTTTATTCACGCTGAAACCAATTTAACTCTTACCAACGGCGATGCGGCCAATAATTTTGTCGGTCAATTCTTATTGGCATTGAGTGGTCATTATTATCAGGAGCAGCGTGATTTTCACGGTCAGTTGGATGACACCCTTTTGTCACTGTCGGGTCATCTTGCCAATTGCCGAATGAGTTTACCCATAGTACGTAAATTGTTTCATACCGTTCTGGGGCTTCCAGTTATAAAAATGAATTCCATCATTGGCCGCTGGTTAACTGTTCAGAAAAGTGATCATACTGTGATGGGACAGAGCAATTGTCGTCTTGGGCAGGAAGCTACATTGGGTAAACGCATATGGGATCAACAAGCAGTATTTGAGTTAGTACTCGGACCTATGAGCCTGCAGCGAAGAAGTCAGTTATTGCCGGGAGGAGTTGAACATCACAATTTAAAAGATCTAATCGCATGGATCAGCGAAAGTCGTTGTGATTGCAAAGTGACCCTAGATTGTGAACCGGATGCCGCCCCAGAAAAAAATGCCACTACTCTAAGCTGTGATTTAAACCTTACTAATCGTCTGGGTTATGGTGCTGCGCTAAAAAGTGATGCTCCTAAAAGCTGTCAGGTAAGTTTTATGTTGGATTTGGTGAACTGA
- the tssF gene encoding type VI secretion system baseplate subunit TssF yields MLQNYTYFQQEMRYLRQSVEAFSRTYPEVAAELKLSAGRSNDPHVEQIIQSFAYMTGRLRNDLTQQRNQIPNQLLHSLYPNLMRSIPCMTVLQANIEPDGANFVNGYSFDKGRQFLGTASRTTETGEKEDIECRFVNCYASQLWPLEVANTEVLPKNRVAAVHNLKMQRSQTFQSVMSIKVKSRGTEPVHQYPIDNLRFYISDVSQRAKLYQILCNNLVGVAIRVGDEVIRLDNDTHSVADVIQWQGFADDQNVLPDDAGSQRAYRLLQEYFVFIEKFYFFDVCGIQAANALVNAQTDFEILFLLEASPKSVALDEKCFVLNCFPAINLYEKTFKPIQLRHNQHEYRILASEEHYLHYEVHSLMEVKSISYSGEVKTLSPWLGPNGKANSRQYYVTRLTDLLTPGERGCDTYVSIYNPDFSPTNPVDQTISVRGLCSNRRLPEALREGQKLQILGSGPMANASILGIPSKFKGASLAGENNIKLLSQLSLNLDALGSGKDRLAILKQILRLYSDPYSVSHLRQLEGLVTMESKAIVKRIGGEMWRGHCRGTQLSLEINEDYFSDANPLLLGSVLSYFFGLYTTLNHFVQLQLISDKREGVWQQWQPRIGEQVIL; encoded by the coding sequence ATGTTGCAAAACTACACCTATTTTCAGCAGGAAATGCGGTATTTACGGCAATCAGTGGAAGCCTTTAGCCGCACTTATCCAGAAGTAGCTGCTGAGTTAAAACTCAGTGCCGGTCGCTCTAATGACCCACACGTAGAACAAATCATACAGTCATTTGCCTATATGACTGGGCGCTTACGTAATGACTTGACTCAACAACGGAATCAGATCCCAAATCAATTACTTCATAGTCTGTATCCAAACCTGATGCGCTCAATTCCTTGCATGACAGTTCTTCAGGCCAATATAGAACCTGATGGTGCTAATTTTGTTAATGGCTATTCTTTTGATAAAGGTCGTCAATTTTTGGGGACAGCTTCCAGAACGACTGAAACCGGTGAAAAAGAAGACATTGAGTGTCGTTTTGTGAATTGTTATGCGTCGCAGTTATGGCCTCTGGAAGTAGCCAATACTGAAGTATTACCTAAAAATCGTGTTGCAGCAGTTCACAACCTTAAAATGCAGCGCAGTCAGACATTTCAGTCTGTCATGTCCATTAAAGTCAAAAGTCGTGGTACAGAGCCGGTACACCAATATCCTATCGACAACCTGCGCTTTTATATTTCTGATGTCTCGCAACGGGCCAAACTGTACCAGATTCTCTGCAACAATTTGGTGGGTGTGGCAATTCGGGTGGGTGATGAAGTGATAAGGCTCGATAATGATACGCATTCAGTTGCCGATGTGATCCAATGGCAGGGCTTTGCAGATGACCAAAACGTATTACCAGATGATGCAGGCAGTCAAAGAGCCTACAGACTTTTGCAGGAATATTTTGTCTTTATCGAAAAATTCTATTTTTTTGATGTATGTGGAATCCAGGCCGCCAATGCGCTTGTTAACGCACAAACTGATTTTGAAATTCTGTTTTTGTTGGAAGCTTCTCCAAAGTCGGTAGCATTAGATGAAAAATGCTTTGTGCTAAATTGTTTTCCTGCCATTAACCTTTATGAGAAAACCTTCAAGCCCATTCAGTTACGACACAATCAACATGAATATCGAATATTAGCTTCAGAAGAACACTATTTACATTACGAAGTGCACAGCCTAATGGAGGTTAAAAGCATTTCTTATTCTGGCGAAGTTAAGACATTAAGCCCATGGTTGGGGCCTAACGGAAAAGCAAATTCCAGACAATACTACGTCACTCGGCTAACCGACTTGTTAACGCCGGGTGAGCGCGGCTGTGATACCTATGTTTCCATTTATAATCCGGATTTTTCCCCTACCAATCCAGTAGACCAAACCATTTCAGTAAGGGGGCTATGCAGTAACAGGCGATTACCTGAAGCTCTTCGTGAAGGTCAGAAGTTACAGATCCTAGGATCAGGTCCTATGGCTAATGCCAGTATTTTAGGCATACCCAGCAAATTTAAAGGGGCCAGTTTAGCGGGTGAAAATAACATTAAACTGCTGTCTCAGTTATCCCTTAATCTAGACGCACTGGGTAGTGGAAAAGACCGACTGGCGATCCTAAAACAAATTTTACGTTTGTACTCAGACCCTTATTCCGTTTCTCATCTGCGCCAACTTGAAGGACTCGTAACTATGGAATCCAAAGCCATTGTGAAGCGTATTGGCGGTGAGATGTGGCGTGGGCATTGTCGGGGTACGCAGTTATCTCTGGAAATTAATGAAGACTATTTTTCTGACGCGAATCCGCTGCTATTGGGGAGTGTTCTAAGCTATTTCTTTGGTCTGTACACCACATTGAATCACTTTGTGCAGTTACAGTTGATCAGTGATAAACGAGAAGGAGTGTGGCAGCAATGGCAACCGCGCATTGGCGAACAGGTTATACTGTAG
- a CDS encoding type VI secretion system tube protein Hcp translates to MDLILLQFGVAEFGYGPNTDGTALGSLIDGEAGGGDGPAWSALTSNAGGAQFNWENCVELVSINQGLKQQVTTDVSNNARTSGRPIITDFTCVKYVDHTSPKMYDYCLRAKPLDDPTSKTPTIIWVLRNSGDQFNIIMRFELRYALISEIQYQTHPDDMPTEQFKLNFTEVGWHHQIQGSTVGNVGGFTAAAWSVSKNRPIAALSG, encoded by the coding sequence ATGGACTTAATATTACTGCAATTCGGTGTTGCTGAGTTTGGATATGGTCCAAACACCGATGGTACAGCCTTAGGGTCGCTTATTGATGGTGAAGCGGGCGGAGGTGATGGCCCAGCATGGAGCGCACTTACCAGCAACGCGGGTGGTGCACAGTTCAACTGGGAAAATTGCGTTGAGCTGGTATCAATAAATCAAGGTCTAAAACAACAAGTAACTACCGATGTGAGCAACAATGCCCGAACCTCTGGTCGACCAATTATTACAGATTTTACGTGTGTGAAATACGTCGATCACACGTCTCCTAAAATGTATGACTATTGTCTCAGGGCTAAGCCTCTAGATGATCCAACCTCAAAGACGCCTACCATTATTTGGGTGCTTAGGAACTCAGGTGATCAATTCAATATCATCATGCGCTTCGAATTACGTTATGCGCTGATCAGTGAAATTCAGTATCAGACTCACCCAGATGATATGCCGACCGAACAGTTTAAACTGAACTTTACAGAAGTAGGGTGGCACCATCAGATCCAAGGTTCAACTGTCGGTAATGTCGGAGGCTTTACAGCCGCCGCATGGAGTGTATCGAAAAATCGTCCTATTGCTGCACTGTCTGGTTGA
- the tssC gene encoding type VI secretion system contractile sheath large subunit: MESNQKKLARVRSPRVHITYDVEIGDAIIQRELPLIVGVLADLSGKRKFELPPVKEREFVFIDRDNFDEVMTGCGVHLAYSVPYEEKNETGETETKKFGVTLDFKSISDFEPVSVVKQIPFTNLLFESRNRIRDFVAKLDGNDPLDEIMSEILRDDTLQTELNTAFAEAKQASMDDESIDGWDVTVWEKVEQTELIKRMLKEGRMALDDTQVPYAMQLIGEFSVTMLPFKPAEPEEGKDPVYPFASDLMTDKISDIDKQLTDKVNLAMHAPEFQKLEASWRGLNFLVMNTETSETLKIRLLNISRNELLKDLQKAVEFDQSALFKKVYEEEFGTYGGDPFSFLVGDFEFGRHPEDMELLEKISGVASSAHAPFISAAYAKLFDMEDFFNLSQPRDLTKIFESAELAKWRSFRQSDDARYVSLTMPKVLLRLPYGPDTVVAEGFDFREAVDGYDASKYLWGNPAFVMGQRITNAFSKHGWLAAIRGVEGGGLVEGLPAHTFKTAAGDVKMTCPTQVQITDRREKELNDLGFMAILHHKGADKAAFFGGQTTGQPQKYNTDAANANARISTMLPYVLNASRFAHYIKVIMRDKVGSFMTKENVSDYLNNWISNYVLVDDSAPQEMKASYPLRDSRIDVTDVPGKPGSYRSVVFLRPHFQLEELTTSIRLVAELP; the protein is encoded by the coding sequence TTGGAAAGTAATCAGAAAAAATTAGCCAGGGTGCGATCACCAAGAGTACACATCACTTATGATGTCGAAATAGGTGACGCCATCATTCAACGCGAACTACCACTAATTGTAGGTGTGCTTGCAGATTTATCTGGTAAGCGCAAATTTGAACTTCCACCCGTTAAAGAACGTGAATTTGTTTTTATTGACCGCGATAACTTCGACGAGGTAATGACTGGTTGTGGTGTGCATCTCGCATACAGTGTTCCTTATGAAGAAAAGAACGAGACAGGAGAAACTGAAACTAAGAAGTTTGGTGTCACATTAGACTTCAAGAGTATTAGTGATTTTGAACCTGTTAGTGTTGTGAAGCAAATTCCATTTACTAACTTATTATTTGAATCACGCAACCGCATTCGGGACTTCGTTGCCAAACTCGACGGCAACGATCCTTTAGATGAGATTATGTCTGAGATTTTGCGTGACGATACATTGCAAACCGAGTTGAATACGGCATTCGCTGAAGCTAAGCAAGCATCTATGGACGATGAGAGTATAGATGGCTGGGATGTGACTGTTTGGGAGAAAGTGGAGCAAACGGAGCTAATTAAGCGCATGCTTAAAGAAGGTCGCATGGCGTTAGACGACACGCAGGTGCCTTATGCTATGCAGCTTATTGGTGAGTTTTCCGTCACTATGCTACCTTTCAAACCTGCTGAACCGGAAGAAGGTAAAGATCCCGTTTACCCATTTGCTTCAGATTTAATGACAGACAAAATATCAGATATCGACAAACAGCTCACTGATAAGGTGAATCTGGCAATGCATGCGCCTGAATTCCAGAAATTAGAAGCTAGTTGGCGTGGTCTGAACTTTTTGGTGATGAACACTGAAACCAGTGAGACCTTAAAAATTCGTCTGCTTAATATCAGCCGTAACGAATTGCTCAAGGACCTACAAAAAGCCGTCGAATTTGATCAAAGTGCTTTATTCAAAAAGGTCTATGAGGAAGAATTCGGTACTTATGGTGGGGACCCATTCTCCTTCCTTGTGGGGGATTTTGAATTTGGCCGTCATCCTGAAGATATGGAGTTACTAGAAAAAATCTCAGGTGTGGCATCCTCTGCACATGCGCCATTTATTTCTGCGGCATATGCTAAGTTATTCGATATGGAAGATTTCTTTAATCTTTCACAGCCCAGAGATCTTACCAAGATTTTTGAAAGTGCTGAATTGGCAAAATGGCGTAGTTTCAGACAAAGTGATGATGCCCGTTACGTATCACTGACAATGCCTAAAGTATTATTACGTCTACCTTATGGCCCAGACACTGTGGTGGCCGAAGGATTTGATTTTCGTGAAGCCGTGGACGGCTATGATGCCAGCAAATATTTGTGGGGAAACCCAGCATTTGTTATGGGGCAGAGGATCACCAATGCCTTTTCTAAGCATGGCTGGTTGGCTGCTATCCGAGGAGTTGAAGGTGGTGGATTGGTAGAGGGCTTACCTGCTCATACTTTTAAAACCGCCGCTGGTGATGTGAAAATGACCTGTCCAACTCAGGTGCAGATCACAGATCGGCGTGAAAAAGAGCTTAACGATCTCGGATTTATGGCCATTTTACATCACAAAGGTGCAGATAAAGCCGCGTTTTTTGGCGGCCAGACCACTGGACAGCCGCAGAAGTACAATACCGATGCTGCTAATGCCAATGCTCGAATATCTACTATGTTGCCGTACGTACTTAATGCCTCGCGCTTTGCCCATTACATAAAAGTCATCATGCGAGACAAAGTCGGTAGCTTTATGACGAAAGAAAATGTCTCTGACTATTTAAATAACTGGATCAGTAACTATGTGTTGGTAGACGACTCTGCACCACAAGAAATGAAAGCCAGTTACCCGTTAAGAGATTCACGAATTGATGTCACTGACGTTCCTGGAAAACCTGGCAGCTATCGCTCTGTTGTGTTCCTGCGTCCTCACTTCCAGTTGGAAGAGCTAACGACATCCATCAGATTAGTTGCGGAATTGCCATAA